In the genome of Pangasianodon hypophthalmus isolate fPanHyp1 chromosome 23, fPanHyp1.pri, whole genome shotgun sequence, one region contains:
- the b9d1 gene encoding B9 domain-containing protein 1 — translation MTSNNPSVFLLMVNGQIETANFPEYDDLYCKYCFVYGHDWAPTAGLEEGISQITSKGRDSSQSLVWNFPLDITFKSTNPFGWPQVVVSVYGPDTFGNDVVRGYGAVHVPFTPGKHTRTIPMFVPESTSRLQRFTSWLMGRRPEFTDPKVVAQGEGREVTRVRSQGFVTIQFNVVTKDMKKLGYDITPTEQTSATRLTGT, via the exons ATGACCTCAAATAACCCCTCCGTTTTTCTTCTCATGGTCAATGGGCAAATTGAAACAGCTAAT TTCCCGGAATATGATGACTTATACTGCAAGTATTGTTTTGTATATGGACATGACTGGGCTCCAACAGCa GGACTTGAAGAGGGAATATCTCAAATAACATCGAAAGGAAGGGATTCCTCTCAGAGCCTGGTGTGGAACTTCCCCCTGGACATCACTTTCAAAAGCACCAACCCTTTCGGCT GGCCTCAGGttgtggtgagtgtgtatgggcCAGACACATTCGGAAATGACGTGGTCCGAGGTTACGGAGCTGTGCATGTCCCCTTTACCCCTGGAAA GCACACAAGGACGATCCCGATGTTTGTTCCTGAATCCACATCGAGGCTGCAGAGATTCACAAG CTGGTTGATGGGCAGGCGTCCTGAGTTCACGGATCCTAAAGTTGTCGCACAGGGAGAGGGAAGAGAAG TAACCAGGGTTCGCTCTCAAGGCTTCGTAACCATCCAGTTTAACGTTGTTACCAAGGACATGAAGAAGCTGGGATATGACATCACGCCCACAGAGCAAACGTCAGCCACTCGCCTGACAGGAACCTGA